A genomic stretch from Penicillium digitatum chromosome 4, complete sequence includes:
- a CDS encoding L-aminoadipate-semialdehyde dehydrogenase translates to MAVGTASLQDRLEIWAQRLSNLTVSPLTRDYPDTQKTDSKRVIEAFESLQLPKERLSGSSSGFTAFLTAFIVLVARLTGDEDIAVGTNSNEDGRAFVIRVPIDTSETFAQLYTKVDKAYKEGSSQIVPLGSLRSYIQEKSKSERTPVLFRFAAYDAPAASQDYPANTFDTTDLVVNVAPGSAEVELGAYYNQRLFSSARIAFVLKQLASIASNAAANPDEAIGRIDFMTEDQRALLPDPTSNLNWSNFRGAIHDIFAANAESHPDKLCVVETQSNSSPHREFTYRQINEASNILGHHLVRSGIQRGEVVMVYAYRGVDLVVAVMGILKAGATFSVIDPAYPPERQNIYLDVARPRALVNIAKATRDAGELADIVRTFIDENLELRTEIPALALLDDGTLAGGSINGQDVFAHDVALKSKSTGVIVGPDSIPTLSFTSGSEGRPKGVRGRHFSLAYYFPWMSETFKLTPDEKFTMLSGIAHDPIQRDIFTPLFLGAQLLVPAREDIQNEKLAEWMQKYGATITHLTPAMGQILVGGASAQFPALHHAFFVGDILIKRDCRSLQGLAPNVNIVNMYGTTETQRAVSYFEIPSYASNEGYLNNMKDVIMAGRGMLDVQMLVVNRYDPTRLCAVGELGEIYVRAAGLAEGYLGSPELSAKKFLTNWFVKPEVWAEKDQVESKNEPWREFYVGPRDRLYRSGDLGRYTPSGDVECSGRADDQVKIRGFRIELGEIDTHLSQHPLVRENVTLVRRDKDEEPTLVSYFVPDMNKWASWLESKGLNDDDSESEGMVGLLRRFRPLRDDAREHLRSKLPTYAVPTVIIPLKRMPLNPNGKVDKPALPFPDTAELSAAAPRRRSSAVQALSETEQILAQVWAKLIPNVTSRMIGPDDSFFDLGGHSILAQQMFFELRRKWRVIDISMNAIFRSPTLKGFASEIDRLLAMESFATSDDKTLAAQAANKPDDEYSKDAVKLVDELPQTFPRRTEAMLTSEPTVFLTGATGFLGAHILRDLLTRNSPSTKVVALVRAKSEEQAIERLRSTCRAYGFWDEAWTQKLQALRGDLGTPQFGLSQSAWDDLTNRVDTVIHNGALVHWVYPYATLRPANVMGTIDALKLCASGKAKHFAFVSSTSALDKDHFVQESERIIAAGGNGISEDDDMEGSRVGLGTGYGQSKWAAEYLVKEAGRRGLRGTIVRSGYVLGHSVTGTTNTDDFLVRMLKGCIQIGLRPNIFNTVNMVPVDHVARIVIATAFHPPSTGVNVAHVTGHPRLRFNQFLGALELYGYNVPQVDYVPWSTSLEQYVNDGEHNDKESQHALMPLYHFVTSDLPSNTKAPELDDVNAATALRADATWSGVDVSAGAGVTEELVGLYVSYLVQTGFLPAPTVAGARPLPAAQISEEQKKTLLSVGGRGGTS, encoded by the exons ATGGCTGTGGGAACGGCCTCTTTGCAGGACCGCCTGGAGATCTGGGCACAAAGGTTGAGCAACCTGACTGTCTCTCCATTGACTCGCGACTATCCCGATACACAAAAGACCGATAGCAAGAGAGTCATTGAAGCTTTTGAATCTCTTCAACTCCCCAAGGAGAGGCTCTCGGGCTCATCATCCGGATTTACAGCCTTCCTGACTGCTTTTATCGTTCTGGTAGCGCGATTGACCGGTGATGAGGACATCGCTGTGGGCACAAACTCCAATGAAGATGGTCGTGCATTCGTCATCCGGGTCCCCATTGATACCTCGGAGACTTTTGCCCAGCTCTATACTAAAGTCGATAAG GCATACAAGGAGGGCTCTTCCCAAATTGTGCCTTTGGGCAGCCTTCGCTCGTACATCCAAGAGAAGTCCAAGTCCGAGCGTACCCCAGTCCTCTTCCGATTTGCTGCATATGATGCCCCTGCTGCCTCACAAGATTACCCTGCAAACACCTTCGACACTACTGACTTGGTGGTTAATGTTGCACCCGGCTCAGCCGAGGTCGAATTGGGCGCATACTACAACCAACGTCTCTTCTCGAGTGCTCGTATTGCTTTCGTTTTAAAACAGCTAGCCAGTATTGCTAGTAATGCTGCTGCCAATCCAGATGAGGCTATTGGCCGTATCGATTTTATGACCGAAGATCAGCGCGCACTCTTGCCCGACCCAACATCAAATTTGAACTGGTCTAACTTCCGTGGTGCTATCCACGACATTTTTGCCGCCAATGCGGAAAGCCATCCAGACAAGTTGTGTGTGGTTGAAACTCAGTCGAACAGCTCCCCTCACCGCGAGTTCACCTACCGCCAAATCAACGAGGCCTCCAACATCCTCGGACATCACCTAGTACGGTCTGGCATTCAGCGAGGAGAGGTTGTCATGGTTTATGCCTACCGTGGCGTGGACCTGGTGGTTGCTGTCATGGGAATTCTGAAAGCCGGTGCGACATTCTCTGTCATAGACCCTGCCTATCCTCCGGAACGTCAGAACATTTACCTCGATGTCGCCCGTCCCCGCGCATTGGTGAACATTGCCAAGGCTACAAGAGATGCAGGTGAACTTGCGGACATCGTGCGCACTTTTATCGACGAGAATCTTGAGCTCCGCACTGAAATTCCTGCCCTTGCCCTACTTGATGATGGAACTCTTGCCGGTGGATCCATCAATGGTCAGGATGTGTTCGCCCACGATGTTGCACTGAAGTCCAAGTCTACTGGTGTCATCGTTGGTCCTGACTCTATTCCCACTCTATCTTTCACATCCGGCTCGGAAGGCCGGCCGAAGGGCGTTCGTGGCCGACACTTCTCCCTGGCCTATTATTTCCCTTGGATGTCCGAAACTTTCAAGCTCACCCCAGACGAGAAGTTTACTATGCTGAGTGGAATCGCTCATGATCCTATTCAGAGAGACATTTTCACACCACTGTTCTTGGGCGCTCAGCTGCTGGTGCCTGCTAGGGAGGACATCCAAAATGAAAAGCTTGCTGAATGGATGCAAAAGTACGGTGCCACTATCACTCACCTTACGCCCGCTATGGGCCAAATTCTAGTCGGAGGTGCCTCTGCCCAATTCCCTGCTCTTCATCACGCATTCTTCGTGGGTGATATTCTGATTAAGCGAGACTGCCGCTCACTACAGGGACTTGCCCCTAATGTCAACATTGTGAACATGTACGGAACAACTGAGACTCAGCGCGCTGTCAGTTACTTCGAAATCCCTAGCTACGCCAGCAACGAGGGCTACTTGAACAATATGAAGGATGTGATTATGGCCGGTCGCGGAATGTTGGATGTGCAGATGCTGGTTGTCAACCGCTATGACCCCACCCGTCTTTGTGCTGTTGGAGAGCTTGGCGAGATCTACGTTCGTGCGGCAGGTCTTGCAGAGGGTTACCTTGGTTCCCCGGAACTAAGTGCGAAGAAGTTCCTCACCAACTGGTTTGTTAAGCCTGAAGTCTGGGCGGAAAAGGATCAAGTCGAATCCAAGAACGAACCCTGGCGCGAATTCTACGTTGGTCCCCGTGATCGCCTTTATCGCAGTGGTGATCTAGGCCGTTATACGCCATCTGGAGATGTTGAATGCTCTGGTCGCGCCGACGACCAAGTCAAAATCCGTGGTTTCCGTATTGAGCTTGGAGAGATCGACACCCATCTTTCTCAGCATCCTCTGGTTCGTGAGAACGTGACCTTGGTGCGAAGAGATAAAGACGAGGAACCCACGTTGGTCAGCTACTTTGTGCCCGATATGAACAAGTGGGCCTCTTGGCTGGAAAGCAAGGGCCTTAATGATGATGACTCTGAATCTGAGGGTATGGTTGGTTTGTTGCGACGCTTCCGTCCTCTCCGTGATGATGCTCGTGAGCATCTCCGGAGCAAGCTTCCTACATACGCTGTGCCGACCGTTATCATTCCCCTCAAGCGCATGCCTCTGAACCCAAACGGCAAGGTTGACAAGCCCGCACTTCCGTTCCCAGACACTGCAGAATTGAGTGCCGCTGCACCCCGTCGCCGTTCATCTGCAGTGCAGGCCCTTTCTGAAACTGAGCAGATTCTGGCCCAAGTTTGGGCCAAGCTTATTCCCAATGTGACATCTCGCATGATTGGACCGGATGACTCTttctttgatctcggcgGTCATAGTATTCTCGCACAGCAAATGTTCTTTGAGCTTCGTCGCAAGTGGCGTGTTATTGACATCAGCATGAATGCTATCTTCCGCAGCCCGACCCTCAAGGGATTTGCTAGCGAGATTGACCGCCTGCTAGCCATGGAATCATTCGCAACTAGCGATGACAAGACTTTAGCTGCGCAAGCTGCTAATAAGCCGGATGACGAGTATTCGAAGGATGCTGTCAAGCTTGTGGATGAACTACCCCAGACCTTCCCTCGGCGTACCGAGGCTATGCTCACCAGTGAGCCTACAGTGTTCCTTACTGGAGCTACTGGTTTCCTAGGCGCACATATCCTCCGAGACCTACTTACCCGCAATTCTCCCTCCACTAAGGTGGTGGCTCTCGTTCGGGCAAAGTCCGAGGAGCAGGCAATCGAGCGACTTCGCTCCACTTGCCGTGCATATGGTTTCTGGGATGAAGCATGGACTCAGAAGCTGCAAGCCCTGCGTGGTGATCTTGGAACCCCGCAGTTTGGTCTTTCCCAGTCAGCGTGGGACGACCTTACCAACCGCGTCGATACTGTGATTCACAACGGAGCTCTTGTCCACTGGGTCTACCCCTATGCGACTCTTAGACCTGCTAATGTTATGGGCACCATCGATGCCCTCAAGCTGTGCGCCAGCGGAAAAGCCAAGCACTTTGCCTTCGTCAGTTCGACCAGTGCTTTAGATAAGGATCACTTCGTCCAAGAATCCGAACGTATCATCGCCGCTGGTGGAAATGGTATCAGCGAAGACGACGATATGGAGGGCAGCAGAGTTGGCCTTGGAACCGGTTATGGGCAAAGCAAATGGGCTGCAGAATACCTTGTCAAAGAGGCCGGCCGCAGGGGCCTGAGAGGAACCATTGTTCGCTCCGGATACGTTCTTGGTCATTCGGTCACGGGAACTACCAACACTGATGATTTCCTCGTCCGTATGCTGAAGGGTTGCATCCAAATAGGCCTTCGCCCAAATATCTTCAACACCGTGAACATGGTGCCTGTCGATCATGTGGCTCGTATTGTCATTGCCACTGCTTTCCACCCACCTTCCACAGGCGTTAACGTCGCCCACGTTACTGGACACCCTCGTTTGCGCTTTAACCAGTTCCTCGGTGCGCTAGAGCTCTATGGATACAATGTCCCCCAGGTTGACTACGTGCCTTGGTCCACTTCTCTTGAGCAGTATGTCAACGATGGCGAGCACAATGACAAGGAGTCTCAGCATGCCCT TATGCCTCTTTATCACTTTGTTACCTCAGACCTTCCCTCTAACACCAAAGCTCCGGAATTGGATGATGTCAATGCAGCAACGGCTCTGCGTGCCGATGCAACCTGGTCGGGTGTTGACGTATCAGCCGGTGCTGGCGTGACCGAGGAATTAGTCGGCTTGTACGTCTCGTACCTGGTTCAGACCGGTTTCCTTCCCGCACCAACCGTCGCTGGAGCCCGCCCTCTACCTGCTGCTCAGATTAGTGAGGAACAGAAGAAGACTCTGTTGAGTGTCGGTGGTCGCGGCGGTACATCTTGA
- a CDS encoding Carbonic anhydrase: MGAARYTGRTGLIARAMKDFRYSPGSLLTTQSRVTRSMTALSSSPPIKPFSTSTSFSCASHQSTSAASPSGVQADLKPKSQAEIAGTDPTDRYAAGLRLNKEWAAQTARKQPDLFPTLASGQTPQILWIGCSDSRCPETTFLGLEPGDVFVHRNIANVLHPGDLSSSAVIEYAVQYLRVKHVVVCGHTSCGGVAAAMGNKNLGILDPWLFPLRQLRERNLKLLQSMPSDEAASKLAELNVREGLNIVKQKSVVLNAIRERGLEVHGLIYDVGSGVLSELDTQDSEEVIRARLTAFHTE; the protein is encoded by the coding sequence ATGGGTGCTGCGAGATACACCGGGCGAACCGGTCTCATTGCGCGTGCAATGAAGGATTTCAGGTACTCACCTGGTTCCCTGCTCACAACTCAGTCTCGAGTGACGCGCAGCATGACCGCTCTCTCGTCATCGCCTCCCATCAAGCCCTTCTCAACCTCCACCTCCTTCTCCTGCGCCAGTCACCAAAGCACCAGCGCAGCATCACCCTCGGGCGTGCAGGCAGATCTCAAGCCTAAGAGCCAGGCTGAGATCGCTGGCACGGATCCCACAGATCGATATGCAGCAGGCCTGCGCCTGAACAAGGAGTGGGCTGCACAGACAGCCCGCAAACAGCCCGACCTCTTCCCTACCCTCGCCTCAGGCCAAACGCCGCAGATTCTGTGGATCGGGTGCTCTGACTCTCGCTGCCCAGAAACCACATTCTTGGGCCTCGAGCCCGGCGACGTCTTCGTGCATCGCAACATCGCCAACGTTCTCCACCCAGGCGACCTCAGCTCCTCCGCCGTTATCGAATACGCCGTACAATACCTGCGCGTCAAACACGTCGTGGTGTGCGGGCACACATCTTGCGGTGGTGTCGCGGCTGCCATGGGCAATAAGAATCTGGGTATCTTGGACCCGTGGCTATTCCCTCTTCGCCAGCTGCGCGAGCGCAACCTCAAACTACTTCAGTCAATGCCTAGTGATGAGGCAGCGTCGAAGTTGGCTGAGTTGAATGTTCGCGAGGGCTTGAACATTGTCAAGCAGAAGAGTGTTGTGTTGAATGCCATCCGCGAGCGAGGACTTGAGGTTCATGGCTTGATCTATGATGTTGGATCGGGCGTGCTCAGTGAATTAGACACCCAGGATTCGGAGGAGGTTATCAGGGCTCGTCTGACGGCTTTCCACACGGAATAA
- a CDS encoding AAA family ATPase, putative — protein sequence MAIEISDGVAIGDSTTEPETKDIQYEPVGTICDFRTLYQTNPDSFDERAWSKEVPIDLPDPVEDAESAQYALLVRKKKCYYGRSSLSVHSIVVQSERLKVFLKKALKNYPGVIPTLQRLEIKSPFRPFVHRQVSSEDEPSQNDYFEVEYVEFNGKKDTIQKVSTERGKKWEAYKEYHFRSYERVSNSKNSKSRDTNFKDTKYRVKSRVIIDTEVYNLSESTRSVQICREIDGELDDLQRLVATPILYGYSLNDKGWCSFHVNHLKDIEWNEQAVGSLVLLREQQGLKEVILAVAKAQSRKVDEFDDIVRGKGKGFIMQLSGPLGPKLPKWGAVLLLDEADVFMKARDSNNLARNELVSIFLSMLEYYEGILFLTTNRTQNIDPAFESRIHLSLTYKDFDAESRRQSWAQFLSHSMNNEAFTDE from the exons ATGGCGATCGAGATCTCagatggtgttg CCATCGGTGATAGCACTACAGAACCCGAGACCAAGGATATCCAGTATGAGCCTGTGGGCACCATCTGTGATTTCCGCACCCTCTATCAGACAAATCCCGATTCATTTGACGAGCGGGCATGGAGCAAAGAAGTACCCATCGACTTACCTGATCCCGTCGAGGATGCAGAGTCAGCGCAATACGCACTTCTCgtgaggaaaaaaaagtgctATTATGGACGCAGTAGCTTGTCGGTTCATTCTATCGTAGTACAAAGCGAGCGTCTCAAGGTATTTTTGAAAAAGGCGCTAAAGAATTATCCTGGTGTCATCCCGACCTTGCAGCGCCTCGAGATCAAATCACCTTTCCGGCCTTTTGTTCATCG GCAGGTGTCATCGGAAGATGAACCATCGCAAAATGATTATTTCGAAGTCGAATACGTTGAGTTCAACGGAA AGAAGGATACTATCCAGAAGGTGTCGACTGAACGGGGCAAGAAGTGGGAAGCATACAAAGAGTACCATTTCAGATCCTATGAACGGGTATCAAACAGCAAGAACTCCAAAAGTCGGGACACCAATTTTAAGGACACCAAATACCGTGTCAAGAGTCGCGTCATTATCGACACTGAGGTATACAACCTTTCTGAATCGACGAGGTCAGTTCAAATTTGCAGGGAGATTGATGGAGAACTGGACGATTTGCAGCGCCTGGTTGCAACCCCAATACTTTATGGATATTCTCTGAATGACAAGGGATGGTGTTCGTTCCATGTGAACCATTTGAAAGACATTGAGTGGAATGAGCAGGCCGTTGGGTCCCTAGTTCTACTGcgggagcagcagggacTCAAGGAAGTGATCTTGGCCGTTGCAAAAGCTCAATCAAGGAAAGTGGATGAATTCGATGATATCGTTCGGGGCAAAGGCAAAGGGTTCATTATGCAGCTTAGCGGCCCTCTGGG CCCTAAGCTTCCCAAGTGGGGTGCTGTTCTGTTGCTTGATGAGGCCGATGTCTTCATGAAAGCCCGTGATTCAAACAATCTCGCTCGCAACGAACTTGtctcaatcttcttgagcATGCTGGAATACTACGAG GGTATTCTCTTCTTGACCACCAACCGTACGCAGAATATCGATCCTGCCTTCGAGTCTCGGATCCACCTTTCCCTCACCTACAAGGATTTCGATGCAGAATCCAGGCGCCAGAGCTGGGCACAGTTCCTAAGCCACTCAATGAACAATGAGGCCTTCACGGATGAGTAA